Proteins from a genomic interval of Lathamus discolor isolate bLatDis1 chromosome 11, bLatDis1.hap1, whole genome shotgun sequence:
- the EMILIN3 gene encoding EMILIN-3 has product MRRRGALLCLSLGTLLALADAKGAFYPPAAALPYGGRYSLYTAGSSPQLGPGKPVGKHKSYCAYVVQRNVTCVLQDGAESYVKAEYHKCSWGPKCPGKVLYRTFFRPKYKIGYKTVTELAWRCCPGFMGEGCHDSPTDQPGLLPQQPSPKVPPGQKMFPIPRLPPYPKSHPDLFPGPKKNQYGRKLPGLFGDRLDRLEEEVRRLSQSYDSLHTMVSGLGDRLRLAIQEDTTRMIGSLMNSPGTPDSTVGFGIIPDGLVDAADKADITAFPPVGDILTKVTEVSDVLKTKADLLQEVRGMVLDHDGQIKHLLESARPSPLTSIDLLEEYVDTRLSNLRGELLDGFEKKLGKLQSTCDFRIQEVRQQCEEEKAANLRLQQTLDGKELEIKKEISQLETQIQGLTVVESCCSNLDYLTDRMNILEKGLHSISESQKNLHSRLDGEISTVTLGNLFEGRFEDLEARLNATERETGSCCSGIEDSMRGTVVAEVDGMRTAFEDKMQTLEDRFMTIVGELNNVSSPMGMDGAAVPVLEGELASMRKRTEEALEVLQNRLVTLESTCTLGCSSASKDVETFRTEIEDCQNKNQDLLLRMDSNYDLLRKLNATILEIQRRIEEEASGALQGEITLLKINLNTVSKSLTGLKDSVSQYSDTVTHVNSSLDEHERKIEDEVHSIQEKVNDQGSQLFFSNRRVLNLKGDLERLKARIINDLSSCKNVAHDLQKEIAHFDDRVARVESACGRLGAITGSLDGVRDELEKHTGSLWDYMDHMNGTLVAHSQEITGLKDNLMDCQAKVSELAEQVGHLEEQVQGKQH; this is encoded by the exons ATGCGCCGCCGcggggctctgctctgcctctcgCTGGGGACGCTGCTGGCCCTCGCCGACGCCAAGGGTGCCTTCTACCCGCCCGCGGCCGCCCTGCCCTACGGCGGCAGGTACAGCCTCTACACGGCCGGCTCCAGCCCGCAGCTCGGCCCCGGCAAGCCCGTAGGCAAGCACAA GAGCTACTGTGCCTACGTGGTGCAGCGCAATGTGACGTGCGTGCTGCAGGACGGGGCCGAGAGCTACGTCAAGGCTGAGTACCACAAGTGCAGCTGGGGACCCAAGTGCCCGGGGAAAGTGCT GTACCGCACCTTCTTCAGGCCCAAATACAAGATTGGGTACAAGACAGTGACTGAGCTGGCCTGGAGGTGCTGCCCCGGCTTCATGGGAGAAGGGTGCCACGACAGCCCCACTGACCAACCCggcctcctgccccagcagcccaGCCCCAAGGTGCCTCCTGGGCAGAAGATGTTTCCAATCCCCAGGCTTCCTCCCTATCCCAAAAGCCACCCTGACCTGTTTCCAGGACCAAAGAAGAATCAGTATG GCAGGAAGCTGCCGGGGCTCTTCGGGGACCGCCTGGACcggctggaggaggaggtgagGCGCCTTTCCCAGTCCTACGACAGCCTGCACACCATGGTGAGCGGGCTGGGCGACCGCCTGCGCCTCGCCATCCAGGAGGACACCACCAGGATGATCGGCTCGCTGATGAACAGCCCCGGCACGCCGGACTCCACGGTGGGCTTCGGCATCATTCCCGACGGCCTGGTGGATGCGGCGGACAAAGCCGACATCACCGCGTTCCCTCCCGTGGGCGACATCCTGACCAAGGTGACGGAGGTGAGCGACGTGCTGAAGACCAAGGCAGATCTGCTGCAGGAGGTGCGCGGCATGGTCCTGGACCACGACGGGCAGATCAAGCATCTGCTGGAGTCAGCCCGGCCCTCGCCCCTCACCTCCATCGACCTGCTGGAGGAGTACGTGGACACGAGGCTGAGCAACCTGCGTGGGGAGCTGCTCGACGGCTTCGAGAAGAAGCTGGGCAAGCTCCAGAGCACGTGTGATTTCCGGATCCAGGAGGTGCGGCAGCAGTGCGAGGAGGAGAAAGCTGCCAACCTGCGGCTGCAGCAGACGCTGGATGGGAAGGAGCTCGAGATCAAAAAAGAGATCTCCCAGCTGGAGACCCAGATCCAAGGGCTGACAGTGGtggaaagctgctgcagcaacCTGGACTACCTCACCGATCGCATGAACATCCTTGAGAAGGGCCTCCACAGCATCTCCGAGTCCCAGAAGAACTTGCATTCCCGGCTGGATGGAGAAATCTCCACTGTCACCCTAGGGAACCTTTTTGAAGGGCGCTTTGAAGACCTGGAAGCCAGACTCAATGCTACAGAGAGAGAAACGGGGAGCTGCTGTTCTGGTATAGAGGACAGCATGAGAGGCACGGTGGTGGCAGAGGTGGACGGCATGAGGACTGCCTTTGAAGACAAAATGCAGACCCTGGAGGACAGGTTCATGACCATCGTGGGGGAGCTGAACAACGTGAGCTCTCCCATGGGAATGGATGGCGCGGCGGTGCCCGTGCTGGAGGGAGAGCTCGCCAGCATGAGGAAACGGACAGAGGAGGCACTGGAGGTGCTGCAGAATCGCCTCGTCACGCTGGAGAGCACTtgtaccctgggctgcagctcCGCCTCCAAAGACGTGGAGACCTTCCGCACCGAGATCGAAGACTGCCAGAACAAGAaccaggacctgctcctgcGCATGGACAGCAACTACGACCTCCTGCGCAAGCTGAACGCCACCATCCTGGAGATCCAGCGCCGGATCGAGGAGGAAGCATCGGGGGCTTTGCAAGGGGAGATCACCCTGCTGAAGATCAACCTGAACACCGTGAGCAAGTCCCTGACGGGGCTCAAGGACTCCGTCTCCCAGTACTCGGACACCGTGACACACGTCAACTCCTCGCTGGATGAGCACGAGCGGAAGATTGAGGATGAGGTCCACTCCATCCAGGAGAAAGTCAATGACCAAGGCTCCCAACTGTTCTTCAGCAACCGGCGTGTCCTCAACCTCAAGGGAGACCTGGAGCGACTCAAAGCCAGGATCATCAACGACCTGAGCTCCTGCAAGAACGTGGCCCATGACCTGCAGAAGGAGATTGCTCACTTTGATGACCGGGTGGCCCGCGTGGAGAGCGCCTGTGGCAGGCTGGGAGCCATCACGGGAAGCCTGGATGGCGTCAGGGATGAACTGGAGAAACACACGGGCAGCCTGTGGGACTACATGGACCACATGAACGGGACCCTGGTTGCCCACTCTCAGGAAATAACGGGACTGAAGGACAACCTGATGGACTGCCAGGCCAAGGTCTCCGAGCTGGCTGAGCAGGTTGGCCACTTGGAAGAGCAGGTGCAGGGGAAGCAGCATTAG